In Methylomonas sp. ZR1, one DNA window encodes the following:
- the recO gene encoding DNA repair protein RecO, which yields MSGSAVYLQPAFVLQHRPYRETSVLLEVFTRDFGVMSMLAKGVRKEKSKIAGLLLPFSALRLSFIDKNELKILSQVEYVDSYPLERLALYCGFYVNELVQLFVHKNDPQPEIFSCYERCLSGLLLGECIEQTLRYFELDLLQEAGYAVAMDSEANGNPIKIGQRYNFLADCGMVADNEGLIGGETLSILAARASLEGRALLEAKLLFRKMLDGHLQGRQLKSRDVLAKIIKYL from the coding sequence ATGAGCGGCTCGGCCGTTTATTTACAGCCGGCGTTTGTTCTGCAGCATCGGCCATACCGGGAAACCAGTGTATTGTTAGAGGTCTTCACGCGGGATTTTGGCGTGATGTCCATGCTTGCCAAGGGTGTGCGTAAGGAAAAGTCGAAAATAGCCGGGTTGTTATTGCCTTTCAGTGCATTGCGGCTGTCCTTTATCGATAAAAACGAACTAAAAATTCTGTCTCAGGTGGAATACGTCGACAGCTACCCTTTAGAGCGCTTGGCGCTGTACTGCGGATTTTATGTGAACGAGCTGGTGCAACTATTCGTGCACAAAAACGATCCCCAGCCCGAGATATTTAGCTGCTACGAGCGCTGCTTGAGTGGTTTATTGCTTGGTGAATGTATCGAGCAGACTCTGCGTTATTTTGAACTGGATTTATTGCAAGAAGCTGGCTACGCCGTTGCGATGGATTCGGAAGCTAACGGTAATCCCATCAAGATAGGTCAGCGCTACAATTTTTTAGCTGATTGCGGCATGGTCGCGGATAACGAAGGTTTGATCGGTGGTGAAACCTTGTCAATATTGGCCGCAAGGGCTTCATTGGAAGGCCGCGCGCTGCTCGAAGCCAAACTGCTCTTCAGAAAAATGCTGGATGGACATTTGCAAGGCAGACAGTTGAAAAGTAGGGATGTCCTGGCAAAAATTATTAAGTATTTATAG
- a CDS encoding DUF4845 domain-containing protein, with protein sequence MPSSLKKQRGLTFLSIAFILALIGFFTLLILKIAPIYINHSRVVNALKAVENTTDIVTKTKSDIKGSLEKRFDMNYVEHVTNDNIKIVAQPGYVRVDIDYERVEPIMGNLSVLVEFHEGFEAGNK encoded by the coding sequence ATGCCGTCATCATTAAAAAAACAACGCGGTTTAACCTTTCTGTCCATTGCCTTTATTTTGGCGTTAATTGGTTTTTTTACCTTATTGATTCTAAAAATTGCGCCGATTTATATTAATCATAGCCGCGTAGTTAACGCCTTGAAAGCAGTAGAAAACACTACTGATATAGTGACTAAAACTAAGTCTGATATAAAGGGTAGCTTGGAAAAACGCTTTGATATGAATTATGTAGAGCACGTCACCAATGACAATATCAAAATTGTCGCGCAACCCGGCTATGTACGGGTTGACATAGACTATGAGCGTGTAGAACCCATCATGGGGAATTTGAGTGTGTTGGTTGAGTTCCACGAGGGATTCGAAGCTGGCAACAAGTGA
- a CDS encoding sulfite exporter TauE/SafE family protein has protein sequence MHLYLDFNASYLAAFVMGLFSSLHCIGMCGSIIGTLTYSLKPELRNDKRRLFGIVLNYNIGRVLSYAMAGALVGVLEAFLTLPFAQGQAHRFLQLLSAVVMAGAGLYLGGWFPYFAYIEKMGARFWKLIEPFGRRLIPVQNRTQALLFGMVWGWLPCGLIYTALALAVTTGSITHSALTMLAFGLGTLPAVMGVGIMTSLLARLSKIRHFKHAVAALFIIFALLAAFPWLYPMRVEHIMTF, from the coding sequence ATGCATCTTTACCTCGACTTTAATGCTTCCTATCTTGCCGCGTTTGTAATGGGTTTATTCAGCAGCCTGCATTGCATAGGCATGTGCGGTTCCATTATCGGCACCCTAACTTACAGTCTGAAACCCGAACTTCGTAACGATAAGCGCCGTCTGTTCGGCATCGTGCTGAATTACAACATCGGCCGGGTTCTCAGCTACGCGATGGCCGGTGCCTTGGTTGGCGTGCTGGAGGCCTTCTTAACTTTACCTTTTGCTCAAGGTCAAGCGCACAGATTTTTGCAACTCCTCTCCGCCGTGGTGATGGCGGGTGCAGGGCTTTACCTTGGCGGCTGGTTTCCGTACTTTGCCTATATAGAAAAAATGGGCGCACGCTTCTGGAAACTGATCGAACCATTCGGCCGCCGATTGATTCCGGTACAAAACCGCACCCAAGCTTTGTTGTTTGGTATGGTGTGGGGCTGGCTACCCTGTGGCCTGATTTATACGGCATTGGCACTAGCAGTTACCACGGGGAGCATTACCCACAGCGCGCTCACGATGTTAGCATTTGGATTGGGCACTTTACCTGCCGTAATGGGTGTCGGTATAATGACCTCATTACTGGCGAGGCTTTCGAAAATCCGGCACTTTAAACACGCGGTGGCAGCCTTGTTTATTATCTTTGCGCTATTAGCAGCCTTCCCATGGCTCTATCCGATGCGCGTTGAACACATCATGACGTTTTGA
- a CDS encoding cell division protein ZipA C-terminal FtsZ-binding domain-containing protein, with amino-acid sequence MDKELLRVVIILIGVLVMIGMVLWHFVKSLRERRTPDDYYDEDSYDDRVVDEFSVEEDDDEMDVFALGNELVDGDALLDDQAIKPSPKPSADALRKDVEKKQAATLANSRRLELPALIEFSIVARADQGFNGEDLFEAFERVGLRYGSVRVFERVDANRMVDFAVASMVDPGTFPDTGLQDFYCPGIVFFMQPREVDAPLAVFDDFMETIDTLADELDGVVWDNQRQPLTAETVAQFRQILAKAA; translated from the coding sequence ATGGATAAAGAATTATTAAGAGTCGTGATTATTTTGATCGGCGTGCTGGTGATGATCGGCATGGTGTTGTGGCATTTCGTCAAGTCGTTGCGAGAAAGACGCACCCCTGACGATTATTACGACGAGGACTCTTACGACGACCGAGTGGTTGACGAGTTTTCGGTCGAGGAAGACGACGATGAAATGGATGTATTTGCGTTAGGCAACGAGTTGGTTGATGGAGATGCTCTGTTAGACGATCAAGCCATCAAGCCCAGCCCAAAACCTTCTGCCGATGCTTTGCGCAAGGATGTCGAGAAAAAACAAGCCGCGACCTTGGCTAATTCGCGGCGTTTGGAATTGCCGGCTTTGATCGAGTTCAGCATCGTTGCCCGTGCCGACCAAGGCTTTAATGGCGAAGATCTGTTCGAGGCTTTCGAACGTGTGGGCTTGCGCTATGGCAGTGTGCGGGTATTCGAGCGGGTGGATGCCAATCGCATGGTCGATTTCGCGGTCGCCAGCATGGTTGACCCCGGTACTTTCCCGGACACCGGGCTACAAGATTTTTATTGCCCCGGCATCGTGTTTTTTATGCAACCGCGCGAAGTCGATGCGCCGTTGGCGGTATTCGATGATTTCATGGAAACCATCGATACGTTGGCCGACGAACTTGACGGCGTGGTCTGGGACAACCAGCGGCAACCGCTGACTGCCGAAACCGTCGCGCAATTCAGACAAATACTGGCCAAGGCCGCCTAA
- the pdxJ gene encoding pyridoxine 5'-phosphate synthase, whose product MEKQIILLGVNIDHVATLRQARGTRYPEPVQAALIAEQAGADGITAHLREDRRHIQDRDIYLLKDMLHTRLNLEMAVTEAMLAFAVKVEPQACCLVPERREELTTEGGLDVAGAAEKMRSACQQLADANIEVSLFIDPDYRQIDAAVQAGAPVVELHTGRYADAASKPEREQELQRIRTAAAYAHQAGLQVNAGHGLNIANVEAICRIEQIVELNIGHSLIAQALFSGLDSAVRDMKRVMRESRLHG is encoded by the coding sequence ATGGAAAAACAAATCATCTTATTAGGTGTCAACATCGACCATGTTGCGACCTTGCGTCAGGCTAGAGGTACTCGTTATCCCGAGCCGGTGCAGGCTGCGCTGATCGCCGAGCAAGCCGGTGCTGACGGTATTACCGCGCATTTGCGCGAAGACAGGCGGCATATTCAGGACAGAGATATTTATTTGTTAAAGGATATGTTGCACACCCGGTTGAATCTGGAGATGGCCGTGACAGAAGCCATGTTGGCGTTTGCGGTTAAGGTCGAGCCACAAGCTTGTTGTTTGGTGCCCGAGCGCCGAGAGGAATTGACGACCGAAGGCGGTCTGGATGTGGCAGGCGCCGCGGAAAAGATGCGTTCTGCTTGCCAACAATTGGCGGATGCGAATATAGAAGTCTCTTTGTTTATCGATCCGGATTATCGGCAAATCGACGCGGCGGTCCAGGCGGGTGCGCCGGTGGTGGAGTTACATACCGGCCGCTATGCCGATGCTGCAAGTAAACCAGAGCGGGAGCAAGAATTGCAACGAATCCGCACGGCTGCGGCTTACGCGCACCAAGCAGGATTGCAAGTGAATGCCGGCCACGGCTTGAATATCGCCAATGTGGAAGCTATTTGCCGGATCGAGCAGATTGTTGAGCTAAATATTGGTCATTCCTTGATTGCGCAGGCTTTGTTTTCCGGCTTGGATAGCGCGGTCAGGGATATGAAGCGTGTCATGCGGGAGTCGCGTTTACACGGTTGA
- the era gene encoding GTPase Era → MNCGYVALIGRPNVGKSTLMNHLLGQKLSITSRKPQTTRHRILGIKTTAAGQAIFMDTPGMHSDEKKVLNRYLNKTADSTLLGVDVVIWLLDGLYWHDYDEKIFKKLEQAGLPVILAINKVDKIKDKDAVLKFFAEAQQKYPFQHIVPVSALKNTNLEVLEQHIMALLPEAELIYPEDQITDRPERFFAAEIIREKLTRRLGDELPYALTVEIERYEEFPELCKIYAAILVERDSQKSIVIGKQGEMLKKVGSEARVDIEKLIGQKVYLELWVKVKKGWSDNERALQSLGFSDFDH, encoded by the coding sequence ATGAACTGCGGATATGTTGCTTTAATCGGTAGGCCCAATGTCGGCAAATCGACGCTGATGAATCACTTGCTGGGTCAGAAACTCAGTATCACCTCAAGAAAACCGCAAACTACCCGGCACCGAATTCTGGGTATCAAGACGACAGCCGCTGGTCAAGCCATCTTCATGGACACACCGGGCATGCACAGCGACGAAAAAAAGGTATTGAACCGTTATCTGAATAAGACTGCGGACAGCACGCTGCTTGGGGTCGATGTCGTGATTTGGTTGCTGGATGGCCTGTATTGGCACGACTACGACGAGAAGATTTTCAAGAAACTCGAGCAAGCCGGACTGCCGGTTATCTTGGCAATCAACAAGGTCGATAAAATCAAGGATAAGGATGCGGTGCTGAAGTTCTTCGCCGAGGCGCAGCAAAAATATCCGTTTCAGCATATCGTGCCGGTTTCGGCCTTGAAAAATACCAATCTTGAGGTGCTGGAACAGCACATTATGGCGTTGCTGCCCGAGGCCGAGCTCATTTATCCGGAAGATCAAATCACCGACAGGCCGGAGCGCTTTTTTGCCGCTGAAATTATTCGCGAAAAATTGACTCGGCGTTTAGGCGATGAATTACCTTATGCGCTGACTGTCGAAATCGAACGTTACGAGGAGTTTCCGGAGCTTTGCAAAATATACGCGGCCATCTTGGTGGAGCGTGATAGCCAAAAAAGCATCGTCATCGGTAAACAAGGCGAAATGTTGAAAAAAGTCGGTAGCGAGGCGCGGGTTGATATTGAAAAATTGATCGGCCAAAAAGTCTATCTGGAATTGTGGGTTAAAGTGAAAAAGGGTTGGTCGGATAACGAGCGCGCCTTGCAGAGTTTAGGTTTTAGCGATTTTGACCATTAA
- the lepA gene encoding translation elongation factor 4 produces MDQKNIRNFSIIAHIDHGKSTLADRFIQICGGLSDREMEAQVLDSMDLERERGITIKAQSVTLDYKASDGVTYQLNFIDTPGHVDFSYEVSRSLAACEGALLVVDAAQGVEAQSVANCYTAIEQGLEVVPVLNKIDLPSAEPERVMEEIENVIGIPADEALKISAKTGIGVEAVLDQLIQKIPPPAGDENAPLQALIIDSWFDNYLGVVSLVRIVNGSLRKKQKITVMSTGKSFLVDKLGVYTPKQLEKQQLNTGEVGFIVAGIKDIFGAPVGDTITATDNPASEVLPGFEKVQPRVFAGLYPVSSDDFGAMREALDKLRLNDSALNYEPETSQALGFGFRCGFLGMLHMEIVQERLEREYNIDLITTAPTVIYEVETHGGEVVMVDNPAKLPDVGTIVEIREPIIQANILVPQAYLGNVINLCIEKRGIQKNMQYAGSQVSLSYELPMSEVVLDFFDRLKSCSRGYASFDYEFLRFEPAPLVKLDVLINGDKVDALSIIVHRDLSQNRGRDLVDKMKDLIPRQMYEVAIQAAIGAKVIARSTVKAMRKNVTAKCYGGDITRKKKLLEKQKAGKKRMKQVGSIEIPQEAFLAVLQVNKE; encoded by the coding sequence GTGGATCAAAAAAATATCAGAAATTTCTCCATCATTGCCCATATCGATCACGGGAAATCGACATTGGCAGACCGATTTATTCAAATTTGTGGCGGCTTAAGCGACCGGGAAATGGAGGCGCAGGTACTCGATTCCATGGATCTGGAGCGGGAACGCGGCATTACCATCAAGGCGCAAAGCGTCACCCTGGATTACAAGGCCAGTGACGGCGTCACCTATCAGCTGAACTTTATCGACACGCCGGGCCACGTGGATTTTTCCTATGAAGTTTCGCGTTCGCTGGCGGCTTGCGAAGGCGCCTTGCTGGTCGTCGATGCTGCTCAAGGCGTCGAAGCGCAAAGCGTCGCTAACTGCTATACCGCCATCGAACAAGGTTTGGAAGTCGTGCCGGTCTTGAATAAGATCGATTTGCCGTCAGCTGAACCCGAGCGGGTGATGGAAGAAATTGAGAATGTGATCGGCATTCCGGCCGATGAAGCTTTGAAGATCAGCGCGAAGACCGGGATTGGTGTCGAAGCCGTGCTGGATCAACTGATTCAAAAAATTCCACCGCCGGCCGGCGATGAAAATGCGCCGTTACAGGCTTTAATCATCGATTCCTGGTTCGACAACTATCTCGGCGTGGTGTCCTTGGTGCGCATCGTCAACGGAAGTCTACGTAAAAAGCAAAAAATTACCGTCATGTCGACCGGAAAGTCATTTCTGGTTGATAAATTGGGCGTTTATACCCCCAAACAATTGGAAAAGCAGCAACTCAACACCGGTGAGGTGGGATTCATTGTCGCCGGCATCAAGGATATTTTCGGCGCACCGGTCGGCGACACCATTACGGCTACCGACAATCCAGCCAGTGAAGTACTGCCGGGGTTTGAAAAAGTCCAGCCGCGGGTGTTTGCTGGTTTGTATCCCGTCAGTTCCGATGATTTCGGCGCGATGCGCGAAGCGTTGGATAAATTGCGTCTAAACGACTCGGCACTCAATTACGAACCGGAAACCTCGCAAGCGCTGGGTTTTGGCTTTCGTTGCGGCTTCCTCGGCATGCTACATATGGAGATCGTCCAGGAACGGCTGGAGCGCGAATACAACATCGATCTGATTACCACCGCGCCGACTGTTATTTACGAAGTGGAAACCCATGGCGGCGAGGTCGTTATGGTCGACAATCCGGCTAAGCTGCCGGACGTCGGCACCATTGTCGAGATTCGCGAACCGATTATTCAGGCCAATATTCTGGTGCCGCAGGCCTACTTGGGTAACGTGATCAATCTTTGTATCGAAAAACGCGGCATCCAAAAAAACATGCAATATGCCGGTAGCCAAGTATCGCTTAGTTACGAACTACCGATGAGTGAAGTAGTGCTGGATTTCTTTGATCGTTTGAAATCCTGTAGCCGCGGCTATGCGTCTTTCGATTACGAATTTTTGCGCTTCGAGCCTGCGCCGCTGGTTAAGCTGGACGTCTTGATCAATGGCGATAAAGTCGATGCCTTGTCTATTATTGTGCATCGGGATTTGAGTCAGAACCGTGGTCGAGATTTAGTCGATAAGATGAAAGATCTGATTCCGCGGCAGATGTACGAAGTGGCGATCCAGGCGGCCATTGGCGCAAAAGTCATCGCCCGCTCTACGGTCAAAGCCATGCGCAAAAATGTCACAGCCAAATGTTATGGTGGCGACATTACCCGTAAGAAAAAGCTGCTGGAAAAACAGAAAGCCGGTAAGAAACGCATGAAGCAGGTGGGTAGTATCGAGATTCCACAGGAAGCCTTCCTGGCGGTGTTGCAGGTCAATAAAGAGTAA
- a CDS encoding sigma-54-dependent Fis family transcriptional regulator, with product MDNFDPIIGQSPAIEALIRSARIVAATDVTVLIKGETGTGKEVLATAIQKDSPRANKPFIALNCAALPEGLVESEIFGHKKGAFTGAVSDKQGLFQAADGGTLFLDEINSLPLGIQAKLLRFLESGECLPVGGTKPYMVNVRVIAASNADLTKLIENGQFRQDLYFRLNVVPLELPALHQRTEDIEILAKHFFTHFSAAHSLEPPTFSRQAIKTLRSYKWPGNVRELRNLCERLSILLAGKVIEPENLPHEFNRSAITVSSDFTLPELGLQLDALEADMILQALNRTKGNRSKSARLLGISRDTLLYRIQKHGLATH from the coding sequence GTGGATAACTTCGATCCTATTATTGGACAATCTCCCGCAATCGAAGCATTGATTCGCAGCGCTCGTATCGTTGCGGCGACCGACGTTACCGTGCTGATCAAAGGCGAAACCGGCACGGGAAAAGAAGTACTGGCAACGGCAATTCAAAAGGATAGCCCGCGCGCAAATAAACCTTTCATCGCCTTAAATTGCGCAGCACTCCCTGAGGGTCTGGTTGAATCAGAAATATTCGGCCATAAGAAAGGCGCTTTTACCGGCGCGGTATCGGACAAGCAAGGTTTGTTTCAGGCAGCCGATGGCGGCACTTTGTTTCTGGACGAAATCAATTCCTTACCCTTGGGAATCCAGGCAAAACTTTTGCGCTTTCTGGAGTCGGGAGAATGTTTACCCGTTGGCGGCACCAAACCCTACATGGTGAATGTGCGCGTGATTGCTGCCTCCAATGCCGACCTCACCAAACTGATAGAAAACGGTCAATTTCGTCAGGACTTGTATTTCCGCTTAAATGTAGTGCCGCTGGAATTGCCGGCATTGCATCAGCGCACCGAAGATATAGAAATACTGGCGAAACACTTTTTCACACACTTCTCGGCCGCACATTCCCTGGAACCGCCTACTTTCAGCAGACAAGCCATAAAAACGCTGCGCAGCTACAAATGGCCGGGCAATGTACGTGAATTGCGCAATCTTTGCGAAAGACTGAGCATTCTGCTGGCGGGCAAAGTAATCGAGCCGGAAAATCTGCCCCACGAATTCAACCGCAGCGCAATAACAGTCAGCTCGGACTTTACTTTGCCGGAGTTGGGTCTACAACTAGATGCACTGGAAGCAGATATGATTCTGCAAGCTTTGAACAGAACCAAGGGCAATCGCAGCAAATCGGCGCGCTTATTGGGCATTTCCAGAGACACCTTGCTTTACCGGATTCAAAAGCACGGCTTGGCAACACACTAA
- the lepB gene encoding signal peptidase I — translation MDYDFSFFLVVASFVTGVVWGGYSLYLKRANLPYPTENEPLLVEYARSFFPVVLIVLLLRSFLFEPFRIPSGSMMPTLLVGDFILVNKFSYGVRLPVLNTKVIEMGEPKRGDIVVFRFPKQPEVDYIKRVIGLPGDRIAYFDKKLYVNGVPAKQVSLGRYQGVGQGSNMSGAERLEEDLLGVEHSILVSHGASSVEDVFVVPQGQYFVMGDNRDNSNDSRYWGMVPEANLVGRAFFIWMNWDWQNNGIAFDRLGTVLR, via the coding sequence ATGGATTACGATTTTTCATTTTTTCTGGTGGTAGCCAGTTTTGTCACCGGCGTTGTCTGGGGTGGCTATAGCTTATATCTGAAGCGGGCCAATCTACCTTATCCTACTGAGAACGAGCCGTTATTGGTCGAATATGCGCGTTCGTTTTTTCCGGTGGTGTTGATCGTATTGTTGCTGCGCTCGTTTCTGTTCGAACCTTTCCGGATTCCCTCGGGATCGATGATGCCGACATTGTTGGTCGGTGATTTTATTTTGGTGAATAAATTCAGTTATGGAGTGCGCTTACCGGTGCTGAACACCAAGGTTATCGAAATGGGTGAGCCCAAGCGCGGCGATATCGTGGTGTTCAGGTTTCCGAAACAACCGGAAGTTGATTACATCAAACGGGTGATTGGTTTGCCGGGTGACCGCATCGCTTACTTTGACAAAAAGCTTTACGTCAACGGCGTACCCGCCAAGCAAGTGTCGCTTGGGCGTTATCAAGGCGTCGGGCAGGGCAGCAATATGAGCGGTGCCGAGCGGCTGGAAGAGGATTTGTTGGGGGTTGAGCATTCCATCCTGGTAAGTCACGGGGCTTCGTCTGTAGAGGATGTGTTCGTCGTGCCGCAGGGTCAGTATTTCGTCATGGGCGATAACCGCGATAACAGTAATGACAGTCGTTATTGGGGTATGGTACCGGAAGCTAATCTGGTGGGTAGAGCCTTTTTTATCTGGATGAATTGGGACTGGCAAAATAACGGTATTGCTTTCGACCGGCTAGGCACAGTGCTGCGTTGA
- the rnc gene encoding ribonuclease III: protein MIKKPEILAGKLGLRFNDPSLFTMALTHRSMGARNNERLEYLGDSVLGFVIAQKLYELFPEAGEGALSRLRASLVNQNSLAEVARQHNIGDYLILGSGELKSGGFRRDSILSDALEAIMGALLKDQGVEVCQQWILRLFDDKLAALKVDDWTKDPKTRLQELMQASRKPLPIYELVSMSGADHAQTFEVKCTIALTPETRNGVGISRKKAEQAAAENMLNFLQSRDK from the coding sequence GTGATTAAGAAACCTGAAATTCTTGCCGGCAAGTTGGGTTTAAGGTTTAACGATCCCAGCTTATTTACGATGGCTTTGACTCATCGCAGCATGGGGGCCAGAAACAACGAGCGTCTCGAATATTTGGGCGATTCCGTGTTGGGCTTCGTGATCGCCCAAAAACTATACGAACTGTTCCCCGAGGCGGGAGAGGGCGCCTTAAGTCGGTTGCGGGCCAGTTTGGTCAACCAGAATTCTCTGGCGGAAGTGGCCAGGCAGCACAATATCGGTGATTATCTAATTCTCGGTTCCGGCGAACTGAAAAGCGGCGGTTTCCGTAGAGATTCGATTTTGTCGGATGCGTTGGAAGCCATCATGGGGGCCTTGCTGAAAGACCAAGGCGTTGAGGTTTGTCAGCAGTGGATATTGCGATTATTCGATGACAAGCTGGCCGCGCTGAAAGTAGACGATTGGACCAAAGACCCGAAAACCCGTTTGCAGGAGTTGATGCAAGCCAGCCGTAAACCCTTGCCGATTTACGAATTGGTCAGTATGTCCGGCGCGGATCATGCCCAAACCTTTGAAGTGAAATGCACCATCGCATTAACACCGGAAACGCGCAACGGCGTGGGTATTTCCAGAAAAAAGGCCGAGCAGGCTGCTGCCGAAAATATGTTAAATTTTTTACAATCCAGGGATAAATGA
- a CDS encoding PP2C family serine/threonine-protein phosphatase, with amino-acid sequence MQNELEFYQLTSIGNREVNQDCMAHRVCSDYALFVVADGLGGHYSGEKASQFFCRSLIALAEKYHAHIASVKAETVMAAWIAEAVRNMSELFADDPFASDAHTTCAILYLDQERAIVAHCGDSRVYRINSEQVLWRTKDHSVPQQLFNEGKISEWEMGVHPDQHKLTRSINVLSTPAVDIACFPPMKCGETFLLCSDGFWEFVKEQELLALSQECSGKPELQKMAKMAVLRAQGKSDNVTVQWIRRR; translated from the coding sequence ATGCAGAACGAACTCGAGTTTTATCAATTAACCTCGATAGGCAATCGCGAGGTCAATCAGGATTGCATGGCGCACCGGGTGTGCTCTGATTACGCATTATTTGTGGTCGCTGACGGATTAGGCGGACATTACTCCGGCGAAAAAGCGTCGCAATTTTTTTGCCGTAGCTTGATTGCTCTGGCGGAAAAATATCATGCTCATATAGCCTCAGTGAAGGCAGAAACGGTCATGGCTGCTTGGATTGCGGAAGCTGTTAGGAATATGAGTGAACTATTTGCCGACGATCCGTTTGCAAGCGATGCCCACACCACCTGCGCAATTCTGTATTTGGACCAGGAACGAGCGATAGTGGCGCATTGCGGAGATTCGCGAGTTTATCGGATCAATTCCGAGCAAGTCCTATGGCGTACAAAAGATCATTCGGTGCCCCAACAACTGTTTAACGAGGGAAAAATCAGCGAATGGGAGATGGGGGTTCATCCCGACCAGCATAAGCTCACGCGAAGCATCAATGTGTTGAGTACGCCTGCGGTGGATATTGCCTGTTTCCCACCGATGAAATGCGGCGAAACTTTTCTGCTCTGTAGCGACGGTTTTTGGGAGTTTGTAAAGGAACAGGAATTGTTGGCGTTATCGCAAGAGTGCAGCGGAAAGCCGGAGTTGCAGAAGATGGCAAAAATGGCAGTGTTACGAGCCCAAGGTAAAAGCGATAATGTTACTGTGCAGTGGATCAGGCGGCGTTAG